In Candidatus Brocadiaceae bacterium, one DNA window encodes the following:
- a CDS encoding tryptophan-rich sensory protein — MRKTSILIALLLLCLGVAAAGGLVNARSVGTWYADLQKPAWTPPGWLFAPVWTVLYAAMAVAAWLVWTRNGARAAALLMFPYLAWVTFATALNFAIWRLNL; from the coding sequence ATGAGGAAGACATCGATCCTGATCGCGCTCCTGCTGCTCTGCCTGGGCGTGGCCGCCGCCGGCGGGCTGGTGAACGCCCGGTCGGTCGGGACGTGGTACGCCGATCTGCAGAAGCCCGCATGGACCCCGCCCGGCTGGCTGTTCGCGCCGGTCTGGACGGTGCTCTATGCGGCCATGGCCGTGGCGGCCTGGCTGGTATGGACCCGGAACGGCGCCCGCGCCGCGGCACTGCTCATGTTCCCCTACCTGGCCTGGGTGACGTTCGCAACGGCCCTGAACTTCGCGATCTGGCGCTTGAACCTCTGA
- a CDS encoding ribonuclease H-like domain-containing protein, with the protein MLRNTFCHIPGIGPKAEERLWSEGIRSWQDACAGTALPLSPARCDLVRRHAEESLARLAAKDAGYFADGLPSTLHWRLFPEFRDSTAYLDIETTGLGGAWDHVTTIALYDGRAVRTYVHGQNLEAFPDDVRDCRLLVTYNGKTFDIPFLERQFGIRLPQAHVDLRYVLHRLGYRGGLKGCERRLGLDRGELTGVDGFFAVLLWQEYRRSGDPRALETLLAYNVQDTVGLETLLVMAYNMHVGRTSFAETHSLPLPAVPPAQFVPHRPTIRRIQRQCGWA; encoded by the coding sequence ATGCTCCGCAACACGTTCTGCCACATCCCCGGCATCGGCCCCAAGGCGGAAGAACGCCTCTGGAGTGAAGGCATCCGTTCGTGGCAGGACGCGTGCGCGGGCACGGCGCTGCCGCTCTCGCCGGCCCGCTGCGACCTGGTGCGCCGCCATGCGGAGGAGTCCCTCGCTCGGCTCGCGGCGAAAGACGCCGGTTACTTCGCCGACGGCCTTCCGTCCACGCTGCACTGGCGGCTCTTCCCGGAGTTCCGCGATTCGACGGCCTACCTGGACATCGAGACGACGGGCCTGGGCGGCGCGTGGGACCACGTGACCACAATCGCCCTCTACGACGGCCGTGCCGTGCGCACCTACGTGCATGGACAGAACCTGGAGGCGTTCCCGGACGATGTGCGCGACTGCCGCCTGCTGGTCACCTACAACGGCAAAACGTTCGACATCCCGTTCCTGGAGCGGCAGTTCGGCATCCGCCTGCCGCAGGCCCACGTGGACCTGCGCTACGTGCTGCACCGCCTGGGCTACCGGGGCGGCCTCAAAGGCTGCGAGCGCCGGCTCGGCCTGGACCGCGGCGAGCTGACCGGGGTGGACGGGTTCTTCGCCGTGCTGCTCTGGCAGGAGTACCGCCGCAGCGGCGACCCCCGCGCACTGGAGACGCTGCTGGCCTACAACGTCCAGGACACCGTGGGCCTGGAGACGCTGCTGGTGATGGCCTACAACATGCACGTCGGCCGCACGTCCTTCGCCGAGACCCACTCCCTGCCGCTGCCCGCCGTGCCGCCCGCGCAGTTCGTCCCGCACCGGCCGACCATCCGCCGCATCCAGCGGCAGTGCGGCTGGGCGTAG
- a CDS encoding aminotransferase class III-fold pyridoxal phosphate-dependent enzyme, with amino-acid sequence MFPGPRSREIIDQLKRYVIVEPHPFVLDLERCSGMYLVTVDGERIFDWAGYYGSKLLGHNHPRLQEPAYLARLARAANNKTANPDFLTPECLEYYRLLHRLAPRCMRNERLEVYAVNSGAEAVENMMKYFINLHDEKLMKRGQIPSVRRFVYFDRAFHGRTVFALGVTQLEHDPVVTRDFRGFVPGNLQVPFPSTDSSQPAERNERRMATSLSIVEDCLRSYRGEVVGMIVEPIQGAGGQRAADPAFFRGLSELAHRYDVFLGFDEVQTAGGQTGTVFAIDQFDLPYPPQAVATAKKFANGAVYMLYPMSDRGVLDSTWGGNLADMVRFVQEMRVVEEEGLIEQVPAKAERLVTGLQDLADRFHDLIFNIRGMGLYQGFTLRVAEHKGRLRQIALEAEQLLLLGAGTQTIRFRPVLDVTAEEIDRMLGQLGRCLERLEKETPAGAPAPPPSVD; translated from the coding sequence ATGTTCCCGGGTCCCCGCAGCCGCGAGATCATCGACCAGTTGAAGCGCTACGTCATTGTGGAGCCGCATCCGTTCGTGCTTGACCTGGAACGCTGCAGCGGCATGTACCTGGTGACCGTGGACGGCGAGCGCATCTTCGACTGGGCGGGCTACTACGGCTCCAAGCTCCTGGGGCACAACCACCCGCGCCTGCAGGAGCCGGCGTACCTGGCCCGACTGGCCCGGGCGGCCAACAACAAGACGGCGAACCCCGACTTCCTGACGCCCGAGTGCCTCGAGTACTACCGGCTCCTCCACCGCCTGGCCCCGCGCTGCATGCGCAACGAGCGCCTGGAGGTCTACGCCGTCAACTCGGGCGCCGAGGCGGTCGAGAACATGATGAAGTACTTCATCAACCTGCATGACGAGAAGCTGATGAAGCGGGGGCAGATCCCGAGCGTTCGCCGCTTCGTCTACTTCGACCGGGCGTTCCACGGGCGCACGGTCTTCGCGCTCGGCGTGACGCAGCTCGAGCATGACCCCGTCGTCACGCGGGACTTCCGGGGCTTCGTGCCGGGCAACCTGCAGGTGCCGTTCCCGTCCACCGACAGCAGCCAGCCCGCCGAGCGGAACGAGCGGCGCATGGCCACCAGCCTGTCGATCGTCGAGGACTGCCTGCGCAGCTACCGGGGCGAGGTGGTCGGCATGATCGTCGAGCCGATCCAGGGCGCCGGCGGCCAGCGCGCGGCCGATCCGGCCTTCTTCCGCGGGCTCAGCGAACTCGCGCACCGGTACGACGTCTTCCTGGGCTTCGACGAGGTGCAGACGGCGGGCGGACAGACGGGCACGGTGTTCGCCATCGACCAGTTCGACCTGCCGTATCCCCCGCAGGCCGTGGCGACGGCCAAGAAGTTCGCCAACGGCGCCGTCTACATGCTCTATCCGATGAGCGACCGCGGCGTGCTCGATTCCACCTGGGGCGGCAACCTGGCCGACATGGTGCGGTTCGTGCAGGAGATGCGCGTGGTCGAAGAGGAGGGCCTGATCGAGCAGGTGCCGGCGAAGGCCGAACGACTCGTGACGGGCCTCCAGGACCTGGCGGACCGCTTCCACGACCTCATCTTCAACATCCGCGGCATGGGCCTCTACCAGGGCTTCACCCTTCGGGTGGCGGAGCACAAGGGGCGCCTGCGCCAGATCGCCCTGGAGGCCGAGCAACTCCTCCTGCTCGGGGCGGGGACGCAGACGATCCGCTTCCGGCCGGTGCTGGACGTCACGGCGGAGGAGATCGACCGGATGCTGGGGCAACTGGGCCGCTGCCTGGAGCGCCTGGAGAAGGAGACGCCGGCCGGCGCGCCGGCCCCGCCTCCGTCGGTCGACTGA